The proteins below are encoded in one region of Pacificitalea manganoxidans:
- a CDS encoding MerR family transcriptional regulator translates to MGRAAISYVPRLLSAPQAAAYLSVSETTLRTLPISRRELGGKRLYDRLALDAYADDLPIEGETDHGGW, encoded by the coding sequence ATGGGCCGCGCCGCCATCAGCTACGTGCCGCGACTGCTCTCCGCGCCGCAGGCCGCAGCCTATCTCAGCGTCTCCGAGACCACCCTGCGCACGTTGCCGATCTCGCGCCGCGAGCTGGGCGGCAAGCGCCTCTATGATCGGTTGGCGCTTGACGCCTATGCCGATGATCTGCCCATTGAAGGCGAAACGGATCATGGAGGGTGGTAA